One Paenibacillus sp. FSL H7-0737 DNA segment encodes these proteins:
- a CDS encoding DUF1934 domain-containing protein has translation MPELQSNKYDVSITLVSLQDGQRNVMKANGEVVSKGPHLYIQYEELEQGPRGEEISVRTTIKIAGNQLKLIRHGGIQSEQSFQSGRRLPGFYRSPYTQFNLSTETNKLDVVCEGRSLTVAWEYDLYVYEELSGKFAISLHIQEEPKL, from the coding sequence ATGCCCGAACTACAGTCTAACAAATATGACGTCTCTATTACGCTCGTGAGCCTTCAAGATGGTCAGCGGAATGTTATGAAAGCGAATGGAGAGGTAGTATCCAAAGGACCGCATCTATATATTCAATATGAAGAGTTAGAGCAAGGCCCTCGAGGAGAGGAAATTTCTGTTCGTACAACAATAAAGATTGCAGGCAATCAGCTAAAGTTAATCCGCCACGGTGGGATACAGTCGGAACAGAGCTTTCAATCCGGACGGCGTCTGCCGGGATTCTATCGTTCACCATATACACAGTTTAATCTTTCTACAGAAACGAACAAGCTGGACGTGGTGTGCGAAGGGCGCTCCCTAACGGTTGCATGGGAATATGATTTGTACGTATACGAGGAATTGTCAGGAAAGTTTGCTATTAGTTTGCATATACAGGAGGAACCGAAATTATGA